The following coding sequences lie in one Sedimentibacter sp. MB35-C1 genomic window:
- a CDS encoding IS3 family transposase has protein sequence MSKKSFSDEEIDILSKNKYVKSASKRGITYTDEFKSLFIAGYSNGILPTQIFIDAGFDIDLLGNDRIWSASKRWRKSYKKSGELGLRDTRKFNSGRPLNHELSVEEIIVKKDAEIAYWKAEAELLKKIELQERQVKKGKLKAAIIFKLIQKIISKYNFKNMVTHLCKVAEVSRSGYYSYIKSSEHRNIREQRNLQLKEVILKAFNHRGYKKGSRSIKMVLDNEFNLIINRKCIQRIMRKYNIKCPIRKANPYRRMMKATKEHTVVPNLLNRNFKQEIPGKVLLTDITYIPYGTSCMAYLSTIKDASTNEILSYNLSNRITLDIVTETIEKLMILHKNLLHKGAFIHSDQGAHYTSPRFQKLLKIYNLGQSMSRRGNCWDNAPQESFFGHMKDEIDYKNCSTFEELQLKIDNYMEYYNNFRYQWGLKKLTPIQYRNQLLAA, from the coding sequence GTGAGTAAGAAATCATTTTCTGATGAAGAGATTGATATATTATCAAAGAATAAATATGTAAAGTCAGCAAGTAAACGTGGGATTACTTATACAGATGAATTTAAATCGTTGTTTATTGCTGGCTATAGTAATGGAATTTTGCCAACTCAAATTTTTATTGATGCAGGATTTGATATAGATTTATTAGGTAATGATAGAATTTGGAGTGCAAGCAAAAGATGGCGTAAATCATACAAGAAGTCTGGTGAGCTAGGGCTTAGAGATACCAGAAAATTTAATAGTGGTAGACCTTTAAATCATGAGTTATCTGTGGAAGAAATAATAGTTAAAAAAGATGCCGAAATAGCATACTGGAAAGCCGAAGCTGAATTATTAAAAAAAATCGAGCTGCAAGAAAGGCAGGTGAAAAAAGGTAAATTGAAAGCAGCTATTATCTTTAAACTTATTCAGAAAATCATATCCAAGTACAACTTTAAAAATATGGTTACCCATTTATGCAAAGTAGCTGAAGTATCAAGATCAGGTTATTATAGTTACATAAAATCATCTGAACATAGAAATATACGAGAACAAAGAAATCTACAACTAAAAGAGGTGATTTTGAAAGCTTTTAATCACAGAGGATACAAGAAAGGTTCTAGATCAATTAAAATGGTTCTAGATAACGAATTCAATTTAATAATTAATAGAAAATGCATACAGAGAATTATGAGAAAGTATAACATCAAATGTCCTATTAGAAAAGCAAATCCGTATAGAAGGATGATGAAAGCAACTAAAGAACATACTGTTGTGCCTAATCTTTTGAATAGAAACTTTAAGCAAGAGATTCCTGGGAAAGTTCTATTAACGGATATAACGTATATTCCCTATGGAACATCTTGTATGGCATATCTATCAACTATTAAAGATGCATCAACAAATGAAATACTATCATATAATTTATCTAATCGTATTACTCTTGATATAGTAACTGAGACTATAGAAAAATTAATGATATTACATAAAAACTTATTGCATAAAGGTGCCTTTATACATTCAGATCAAGGAGCTCACTATACTAGCCCAAGATTTCAAAAACTACTGAAGATATATAATCTTGGACAATCCATGTCAAGAAGAGGGAATTGTTGGGATAACGCTCCTCAAGAATCATTTTTCGGTCATATGAAAGATGAGATAGATTATAAAAATTGTTCCACATTTGAGGAATTACAGCTTAAAATAGATAATTATATGGAGTATTATAATAACTTTAGATATCAATGGGGATTAAAAAAGCTGACTCCTATACAATATAGAAATCAGCTTTTAGCTGCCTAG
- a CDS encoding transposase, producing MDCVTRFIDCKRVVVSIPAFDFIKTLIIHIPDRQFKMVRYYGIYAQSTPNSKDLIKLTPSIQKTRILKYSSWRFRIALSF from the coding sequence CTGGATTGCGTAACACGTTTTATCGATTGCAAAAGAGTTGTTGTTTCTATTCCTGCCTTTGATTTTATCAAGACACTTATTATTCATATTCCCGATAGACAATTTAAAATGGTTAGATATTATGGTATTTATGCTCAATCTACTCCTAATTCTAAGGATTTAATTAAGCTTACTCCTTCTATACAAAAAACTCGTATTCTTAAATATTCTAGTTGGAGATTTCGCATTGCCTTATCCTTTTAA
- a CDS encoding site-specific integrase — MQYVVLRGSQDDFEMFSSDGDGEVGKSPVVTDEQFKQMSEYLQGTNNPALLPIQIAYYTGLRLGEVCGLTWQDIDLEGKYLTVRRSVCYNNTRKAMTIGPTKRKKIRTVDFGDTLTSILIQAKKEQQKNRKQYDELYRQNYYTIEKVKNRTYYYLHSQPVTSSVPEEYNDISLVCLRPDGTLEASRTITGMCLTLKKKVEGLENFHLHQLRHTYTSKLLSNGAAPKDVQELLGHSDINTTMNIYAHATRESKRNSVMLLEAATI; from the coding sequence ATGCAATATGTAGTGCTTAGAGGAAGTCAAGATGATTTTGAAATGTTTAGCAGCGATGGAGATGGAGAAGTAGGAAAATCCCCAGTAGTGACTGACGAGCAATTTAAGCAGATGTCAGAGTATTTGCAGGGAACGAACAATCCGGCATTGCTCCCTATACAAATTGCTTACTACACAGGATTAAGACTTGGCGAGGTTTGCGGCTTGACTTGGCAGGATATTGACTTGGAGGGAAAATACTTAACAGTTCGGCGAAGTGTATGTTATAATAATACTCGAAAGGCTATGACAATCGGACCGACAAAACGCAAAAAGATACGCACCGTGGATTTTGGGGATACATTGACAAGCATACTAATACAGGCAAAGAAAGAGCAGCAGAAAAATAGAAAGCAGTACGATGAGTTATATCGTCAAAACTACTATACCATAGAAAAGGTCAAAAACCGCACTTACTATTATCTACATTCGCAGCCTGTGACAAGCAGTGTGCCGGAAGAATACAATGACATTTCCCTCGTTTGTCTGCGACCAGATGGAACATTAGAAGCCTCAAGAACAATTACAGGTATGTGCCTTACCCTAAAGAAAAAAGTTGAAGGCTTAGAGAATTTTCATTTGCATCAGCTCAGACACACATACACCAGTAAGTTGTTATCAAATGGAGCTGCACCAAAAGATGTGCAAGAGTTATTAGGGCATTCTGATATTAACACAACGATGAACATTTATGCCCATGCTACAAGAGAGTCAAAACGGAACTCTGTGATGCTACTCGAAGCGGCTACGATTTAA
- a CDS encoding LysM peptidoglycan-binding domain-containing protein produces the protein MYYENGKAVTGTKNIDGITYTFDQYGVTADAPKNRKYTTYVVQRGDSFWLIAYNVGCTMAELEQLNNQSRFSIIHPGDVLKIPAK, from the coding sequence ATGTACTATGAAAATGGGAAGGCTGTTACAGGCACGAAGAACATTGACGGCATCACCTATACCTTTGACCAATATGGCGTGACCGCCGATGCTCCAAAGAACAGAAAATATACCACCTATGTTGTGCAAAGGGGCGACAGCTTCTGGTTGATTGCCTACAATGTAGGCTGTACAATGGCAGAGCTGGAACAGCTCAACAATCAGAGCAGGTTTTCCATCATTCACCCCGGGGATGTGTTAAAAATTCCAGCGAAGTAA
- a CDS encoding S-layer homology domain-containing protein, with protein sequence MKKTRARFLSLLLTVCMVMSLLPTVAFATEGGTTIGASSLCEHHEHTEDCYTDELTCDIVRDSGEPEATENNATHIHGAECYESTLDCKFVCEDCAAVPSDKQMRSAVPTGKNIALAETSGGGLTTAADLKAALESTTPAAIQVAADITMSAVGINVGADHTLNIAEGKTVLTDAGTLTIPDGKTLTLAGTGTLNANPATGGIGIMVVGTLNLRSGSKLSATNAADGSVGIHLDSSGSLISEGGSITVSNIYGDGISAVDGARMILNSSNVIVENSGINSKGIYVPDLSLTGSTVNIVNTAGTGIEVVGGTMTIDNSTVSIDIGGDTGILIDYATLIGANGGKLNLHQGAKLKVGASVLMDGAYIYPNNNVVTVAAASDTPANNKVTAGEYIWDGTYFHKEAVAAPAYTISGTVSDANGGLADSLVQLYDYRGATVGSSVTTDSNGDYTISNVGNGTSYAITVSKAGYKTGYFNYFDVTDANVTGKDITLQPLGTASYLLKLGATEIDADSATQINGEGYSYLYDADTYSGTLTLYGYTNNTIGTTTDSDDYVVQSALFANFPLTIVLQGENNLHSSNTTDAESAGIYMDNAPLTIRGSGTLYAFADDAAGNDSSSYGIYAQELTVEGGTTHAQNGNSDIAMGAIDCGDITVTGGTVSATGMVVGISCANLTVSDTGNIEGRSRTEVGIEATGTLTVSGEAIVSGVSGANRNSIGIDAKAITLSDNGIIVGTGGTADGDGAGSYGVYVNSGTVRVTGGQLQGTGGNTTGTDGESYGVYFVVSGTSSISGSGEILGIAGQGTGTSVGISLKSKETNAMNLVSLNRDGSDLIEIPADKEITDYPYAIQYIPVATGFAFYRDGVKLEAQSNSIKIPAESSSTVRYLYKDLDQFGMAMDTAVGWVQEGTLPSDVTVGTANSYGIPVTVPKGASTGSFDLLAKKDGKTLGTLTVNIVDKVDVSNDITFTGGTATYTGNALSHETAVFNGTENGTGTFTYTYTVVGGTTGDLNADGKPVGAGMYSVDAVYEDDTQRGEECAFLTVIKATPVITGVSVENTPIYTTSVVILSHTDSNSGILAFDYGQILTVGTKDYNWTFTPTNTEDYNNVTGTVSITVVEDDIVSLAVTTPPAKTTYQHGETLELTGLVLTAALTSGSTVRVGYNDMSVTYQNGTAFQAGDTAVTLGYGGMTATQAVTVNKAEYTGLKTATGFVLTTGEVAEMTLPNLPDGASYGAPTDGGGTITMTDMTLIGTTTIVYTASASTAGQTGTITIPVTGGSYYNDYSVTVTVTSTDKQLQNISYAVGSVNKTYGEIYTNELTKTTVDGEITYASSNTSVATVNRNTGEVTLKGVGSATITATAAETATHAQATAIYSITVAKKDMVVRPSSGSIESNQSMPIFGWEIEGRLPNDILNPTNPDAIAMEAQENGVPLTTVKVGVFDIVFTTEPTFGETVTKNYNITIGTGTLTVTQYSSGGGGSTGGGSNTTVTTPPATTENPNPPTQVTATVKPTVSGDTVSANVSEKAVDNAIAKAQAEAKKNGTTDNGIVVELKVDTQNTKAENISTSLPKGSVDALVRAEVTELRITSGIVKISLNLDALKEIQKQLGSDISVTAKKIDNSTLSAEAKKIVGDRPVYDLSITGNNGKKVTDFGDGKVSVSIPYTLKPGENPANVVAYYIDSSGKVQEMPNSVYDPATKTLSFVTDHFSKFAVGYKSVNVSFTDITNHWANESIEFVAARGLLNGTGEGKFSPDISMTRGMFVTALGRLAGADVISYKTSSFTDVKAGSYYLGYIEWASKNGIVNGTGDGKFAPDQAISREQMAVIMANYAKAIGFELPKVHAENIFADNAKIGSYANDAVKQMQMAGILAGKNGNQFDPQGTATRAEVSAVLKRFVELAINSDTAQGWTLNDSGK encoded by the coding sequence ATGAAAAAAACACGAGCAAGATTTTTAAGCCTCCTGCTGACGGTGTGCATGGTGATGAGCCTGCTGCCAACGGTGGCGTTTGCGACGGAGGGCGGTACAACCATCGGTGCGTCCAGCCTGTGTGAGCATCACGAGCATACAGAGGATTGCTACACCGATGAGCTGACCTGCGACATTGTGCGGGACAGCGGGGAGCCAGAAGCTACAGAGAACAATGCAACTCACATCCACGGCGCGGAGTGCTACGAAAGCACCCTCGACTGCAAGTTTGTCTGTGAGGACTGCGCCGCAGTCCCAAGCGACAAGCAGATGCGCAGCGCTGTCCCCACCGGCAAGAATATTGCTCTGGCGGAAACGAGCGGAGGAGGACTGACCACCGCCGCAGACCTTAAAGCGGCGCTGGAAAGCACCACACCCGCAGCCATTCAGGTGGCAGCAGACATTACAATGAGCGCCGTCGGCATCAATGTAGGTGCAGACCACACGCTGAATATCGCAGAGGGAAAAACGGTTTTAACTGATGCCGGTACGCTCACAATCCCGGACGGCAAAACTCTAACCCTTGCCGGAACGGGTACACTAAACGCAAATCCGGCAACAGGCGGGATTGGCATTATGGTTGTCGGAACATTGAATCTCAGAAGCGGCAGTAAGCTGTCTGCAACTAACGCTGCCGATGGTAGTGTTGGTATCCATCTGGATTCTTCCGGTTCGCTGATAAGTGAGGGAGGTAGTATTACCGTATCTAACATTTATGGCGACGGCATTTCCGCCGTTGATGGGGCGCGCATGATCCTTAATAGCAGTAACGTTATAGTGGAAAACAGCGGTATAAACAGCAAGGGTATCTATGTTCCCGACCTATCCCTCACCGGTAGCACGGTGAATATCGTCAATACGGCAGGGACAGGTATTGAGGTTGTTGGCGGCACTATGACCATTGATAATTCCACCGTCAGCATTGATATAGGTGGTGACACGGGAATTTTGATAGACTACGCTACCCTCATCGGTGCAAACGGGGGCAAACTGAACCTTCATCAGGGAGCAAAGCTAAAAGTAGGCGCAAGTGTGCTCATGGATGGTGCCTATATCTATCCAAATAACAACGTGGTTACGGTAGCGGCGGCAAGCGACACACCAGCTAACAACAAGGTCACAGCAGGTGAGTATATTTGGGATGGCACCTACTTTCACAAAGAGGCCGTTGCAGCACCTGCCTACACCATAAGTGGCACGGTGAGCGATGCAAACGGCGGTCTTGCGGACTCTTTGGTACAGCTATATGACTATCGAGGCGCCACTGTGGGCAGCTCTGTCACCACCGACAGCAATGGCGACTACACTATTTCGAATGTAGGAAATGGCACTTCCTATGCAATAACTGTCAGTAAAGCAGGCTATAAAACAGGTTACTTTAATTATTTTGACGTAACCGACGCCAATGTAACAGGCAAGGATATTACCCTACAACCCCTTGGAACCGCAAGCTATCTCCTCAAGCTGGGCGCAACAGAAATTGACGCCGACAGCGCCACACAAATTAACGGCGAGGGCTATTCCTATCTCTACGATGCCGATACCTATTCGGGAACGCTGACCTTATACGGATATACCAACAACACCATCGGCACAACAACCGACAGTGATGATTATGTGGTTCAGTCCGCCCTTTTTGCTAACTTCCCCCTTACCATCGTTTTGCAAGGTGAGAATAATCTTCATTCAAGTAATACCACCGATGCCGAGAGTGCAGGCATTTATATGGATAACGCTCCCTTGACTATCCGAGGAAGCGGCACATTGTATGCATTTGCTGACGATGCTGCTGGCAACGACAGTAGCAGCTATGGCATCTATGCTCAGGAGCTTACCGTTGAAGGTGGAACTACCCATGCCCAAAACGGCAATTCAGATATAGCCATGGGCGCCATAGATTGTGGCGATATCACCGTCACCGGCGGCACAGTCTCCGCAACGGGCATGGTTGTCGGTATCTCCTGTGCGAACTTGACGGTCAGTGACACCGGCAATATTGAGGGACGCTCCCGGACAGAAGTTGGTATCGAGGCAACAGGTACGCTCACCGTCAGTGGCGAAGCCATAGTCAGCGGAGTCAGTGGAGCTAACCGCAACAGCATTGGCATTGATGCCAAGGCAATTACCCTCAGTGATAATGGAATAATCGTTGGCACAGGCGGCACAGCCGATGGTGATGGTGCCGGAAGCTACGGCGTCTATGTGAACAGCGGCACTGTCCGGGTGACGGGTGGTCAGCTCCAAGGCACAGGCGGAAATACCACAGGCACAGATGGTGAAAGCTATGGTGTGTATTTTGTAGTTAGTGGAACCTCCTCCATCAGTGGTAGTGGTGAAATTTTGGGCATTGCAGGGCAAGGTACAGGTACTTCCGTAGGGATTTCTTTAAAAAGCAAGGAAACTAATGCCATGAACCTTGTAAGCCTAAATCGTGACGGCTCAGATCTAATTGAGATACCTGCAGACAAAGAGATAACCGACTACCCTTACGCTATTCAATATATCCCGGTTGCTACCGGCTTTGCCTTTTATCGAGATGGTGTAAAGCTGGAAGCGCAAAGCAATTCCATCAAAATCCCTGCTGAATCCTCATCAACGGTACGCTATCTATACAAAGACCTTGACCAGTTTGGCATGGCAATGGACACTGCCGTTGGCTGGGTACAGGAGGGTACACTGCCTAGCGATGTAACGGTGGGCACAGCAAATAGCTATGGTATTCCTGTTACGGTGCCAAAGGGTGCCTCTACAGGCAGCTTTGACTTGCTTGCAAAGAAGGATGGCAAAACCCTCGGAACTCTGACAGTCAATATTGTGGATAAGGTTGATGTATCAAACGATATCACCTTTACAGGCGGCACTGCCACCTACACAGGAAATGCGCTTTCCCACGAAACAGCCGTCTTTAACGGCACAGAAAATGGCACAGGCACATTTACCTACACTTACACCGTTGTTGGAGGCACTACAGGTGATTTGAACGCAGACGGCAAGCCTGTGGGTGCAGGCATGTATAGTGTAGACGCTGTCTATGAGGACGATACACAGCGAGGCGAAGAGTGTGCCTTCCTCACTGTAATCAAGGCAACCCCTGTTATTACAGGTGTCAGCGTGGAGAACACCCCCATCTATACCACCTCGGTTGTGATTTTAAGCCATACCGACAGCAATTCGGGCATACTGGCATTTGACTATGGGCAGATTCTTACCGTGGGAACAAAGGATTATAACTGGACATTTACCCCGACCAATACGGAAGATTACAACAATGTAACAGGCACGGTATCCATCACCGTGGTGGAGGATGATATTGTCAGCCTTGCAGTGACCACTCCACCCGCAAAAACTACCTATCAGCATGGTGAAACCCTTGAACTGACAGGGCTTGTGCTGACCGCAGCCCTTACAAGCGGTTCCACTGTAAGAGTGGGATATAACGACATGAGCGTGACCTACCAAAACGGAACTGCGTTCCAAGCAGGTGACACTGCTGTCACCTTGGGCTATGGCGGTATGACTGCCACTCAAGCAGTAACGGTTAACAAGGCGGAGTACACAGGCCTCAAAACTGCCACAGGCTTTGTGCTTACCACAGGGGAAGTAGCTGAGATGACACTCCCTAACTTGCCCGACGGTGCAAGCTATGGCGCACCAACTGACGGTGGCGGTACCATCACCATGACCGATATGACCCTCATTGGCACAACAACTATCGTCTACACTGCCTCTGCAAGCACAGCAGGGCAAACAGGCACCATCACAATCCCTGTAACAGGGGGAAGCTACTACAATGATTACAGCGTTACAGTAACGGTGACCTCCACCGACAAACAGCTACAGAATATCTCCTATGCTGTGGGAAGTGTAAACAAAACCTATGGAGAGATATATACCAATGAGCTTACCAAAACAACCGTAGACGGTGAAATTACCTACGCAAGCAGCAATACCAGCGTGGCAACGGTAAACAGAAACACAGGCGAGGTAACCCTTAAAGGTGTAGGCAGTGCCACCATTACAGCAACCGCAGCCGAAACAGCAACCCACGCACAGGCGACTGCAATATATTCGATAACGGTGGCGAAAAAAGACATGGTTGTAAGACCTTCCAGTGGCAGCATTGAATCCAATCAAAGTATGCCAATCTTTGGCTGGGAGATAGAAGGTAGATTACCAAATGATATTCTCAACCCAACCAATCCCGATGCCATTGCAATGGAGGCACAGGAAAACGGAGTGCCGCTAACCACTGTCAAGGTAGGTGTATTTGATATTGTCTTTACCACAGAACCAACCTTTGGAGAGACAGTAACGAAAAACTATAACATCACCATCGGAACAGGCACTCTGACCGTAACACAATATAGCTCGGGCGGCGGTGGCTCCACAGGCGGCGGCAGCAACACAACAGTAACCACCCCACCTGCTACCACCGAAAATCCGAACCCGCCTACCCAGGTCACAGCAACCGTAAAGCCGACAGTCTCTGGCGACACGGTAAGTGCGAATGTGTCCGAAAAGGCGGTGGATAACGCCATCGCAAAGGCGCAGGCGGAGGCTAAGAAAAACGGCACAACAGACAATGGTATTGTGGTGGAACTCAAGGTGGATACCCAAAATACCAAAGCTGAAAACATCAGCACAAGCCTGCCGAAAGGAAGCGTAGACGCACTGGTGAGGGCAGAAGTAACGGAACTTCGTATCACAAGCGGAATTGTTAAGATCAGCTTGAATCTGGACGCCTTAAAGGAAATTCAGAAGCAGCTTGGCTCTGATATTTCCGTTACAGCGAAAAAGATAGATAACAGCACCCTTTCCGCAGAAGCAAAGAAGATTGTAGGCGACAGGCCTGTTTATGACCTTTCTATCACAGGCAACAACGGCAAAAAAGTCACAGACTTTGGCGATGGCAAGGTTTCCGTTTCAATACCATACACCTTAAAGCCGGGTGAAAACCCTGCCAATGTGGTGGCTTACTACATCGACAGCTCCGGCAAGGTACAGGAAATGCCCAACTCGGTCTATGACCCTGCAACCAAAACACTCAGCTTTGTCACCGATCACTTCTCCAAGTTTGCGGTTGGCTATAAGTCCGTAAATGTGAGCTTTACCGACATCACAAACCATTGGGCAAATGAGAGTATCGAATTTGTGGCCGCCCGTGGGCTGCTGAACGGCACAGGAGAGGGTAAATTTTCTCCGGATATCTCTATGACAAGAGGAATGTTTGTTACAGCTCTTGGCAGACTGGCTGGCGCAGATGTTATCAGCTACAAAACCAGCAGTTTCACCGATGTCAAGGCTGGCAGTTACTACCTCGGCTACATTGAATGGGCAAGCAAGAACGGCATCGTAAACGGCACTGGCGACGGTAAGTTTGCACCGGATCAGGCCATCAGCCGTGAACAGATGGCAGTTATCATGGCAAACTACGCAAAGGCAATCGGCTTTGAGCTTCCAAAGGTACACGCTGAAAACATCTTTGCAGACAACGCTAAAATTGGAAGCTACGCAAATGACGCAGTAAAACAAATGCAGATGGCTGGCATCCTCGCAGGCAAAAACGGCAATCAGTTTGACCCGCAAGGGACGGCTACCAGAGCCGAGGTCAGTGCAGTCCTCAAGCGTTTCGTGGAGCTTGCCATCAATAGTGACACCGCACAGGGCTGGACGCTCAATGACAGCGGCAAGTGA
- a CDS encoding alpha/beta hydrolase: MYNNDNTWREMQSFLPVENRLTSKNMPDEYYYKIDNINLHIDHYRTDKPKATIVIFHGVGGNGRLLSFIAVPLSQQGYEVICPDLPLYGYTKYNGEISYQTWVDCGTEIVSHFRKNNIPLFVFGLSAGGMLAYQVACRCCKLNGIIATCLLDQRIPLVTQKTAISPLVAKLSKPFLKLLNQPLAKVKLPMKAVSNMKAIVNNRELAKLLMADNRSSGTKVSIAFLYTMLNPQIEIEANQFHKCPLLLVHPENDRWTDISLSRLFFNKLSCKKELIMLDGAGHFPIETEGCKNLEIACIRFIEKYS; this comes from the coding sequence ATGTATAATAATGATAATACATGGAGAGAAATGCAATCTTTCCTGCCTGTTGAAAATAGATTGACCTCGAAAAATATGCCAGATGAGTATTATTATAAAATAGATAATATTAATCTGCACATCGACCATTATAGAACAGACAAGCCTAAAGCAACCATAGTTATATTTCACGGTGTAGGTGGTAACGGGAGGTTACTCTCATTCATTGCTGTGCCTTTGAGCCAACAAGGATATGAAGTTATTTGTCCAGATTTACCCTTATACGGCTATACGAAGTATAATGGTGAAATTTCCTATCAAACATGGGTAGATTGTGGAACTGAAATCGTTAGCCATTTTCGTAAAAATAATATTCCTCTTTTTGTATTTGGGCTAAGCGCAGGTGGTATGCTTGCATATCAGGTAGCATGCAGATGTTGTAAATTAAATGGCATAATAGCTACTTGTTTATTAGATCAACGTATTCCACTTGTTACGCAAAAAACTGCCATCAGCCCATTGGTAGCCAAACTATCTAAGCCATTTTTAAAATTATTAAATCAGCCCCTTGCAAAAGTAAAGCTACCTATGAAAGCCGTGAGTAATATGAAAGCAATTGTAAATAATAGAGAGCTTGCAAAACTGCTTATGGCAGATAATCGCTCATCAGGAACTAAAGTATCTATTGCTTTTTTATACACAATGCTTAACCCACAAATTGAAATAGAAGCAAATCAGTTTCATAAATGTCCGTTATTGTTAGTTCATCCAGAGAATGACCGATGGACGGATATATCTTTAAGTCGACTTTTTTTTAATAAGCTAAGCTGTAAGAAAGAACTAATTATGCTTGATGGTGCTGGGCATTTTCCTATAGAAACTGAAGGTTGCAAGAATTTAGAAATTGCTTGCATAAGATTTATTGAAAAATACAGCTAA
- a CDS encoding response regulator transcription factor — protein sequence MIKILIVEDQVAIRELIAINLSRMGYDCAVAHNGKIAADLIEKNTYDLILLDIMLPEIDGYELIKYIEPTATPVIFITAKGSLKDRVKGLHMGADDYIVKPFETEELMARVEAVLRRVGKGKTLLEIDNVKIDIIQRTVKKDVQPVLLTVKEFDLLVMLVQNKNIVLYRERLYEKIWNEEWQGNTRTIDLHIQRLRKKLDWANKIQTVYKLGYRLEVE from the coding sequence ATGATTAAAATTCTAATTGTTGAAGACCAAGTTGCTATACGTGAGTTAATTGCAATTAATTTAAGCAGAATGGGATATGACTGTGCAGTTGCTCACAATGGGAAAATTGCTGCAGACTTGATTGAAAAGAATACATATGATCTCATTCTGCTGGACATTATGCTGCCTGAAATTGACGGATATGAATTGATAAAGTATATTGAACCGACAGCTACCCCAGTTATTTTTATTACTGCCAAAGGCAGCTTAAAAGACCGTGTAAAAGGGCTGCATATGGGAGCTGATGATTATATTGTTAAACCCTTTGAAACGGAAGAGCTAATGGCTCGGGTAGAAGCTGTGCTACGCAGGGTAGGCAAGGGAAAAACATTGCTCGAAATTGATAATGTTAAAATAGATATTATCCAGCGAACCGTAAAAAAGGATGTGCAGCCTGTTCTTTTAACAGTTAAAGAATTTGATTTACTTGTAATGCTCGTGCAGAATAAAAATATTGTTCTTTATCGTGAACGGTTATATGAAAAAATATGGAATGAAGAATGGCAAGGAAATACCCGCACGATTGATCTCCACATTCAACGCTTGCGAAAAAAGTTAGATTGGGCGAATAAAATTCAGACGGTTTACAAATTAGGATATAGGCTGGAGGTGGAATAG